A stretch of Cucumis sativus cultivar 9930 chromosome 2, Cucumber_9930_V3, whole genome shotgun sequence DNA encodes these proteins:
- the LOC116402077 gene encoding uncharacterized protein LOC116402077 — protein MRFEKKGKLSPRFVGPFESLERVGVVAYRLPLPPSLSAVHNVFHVSMLRKYVADTSHVVDYEPLEIDEHLCYVEQPVEILAREVKMLRNRSIPLVKVLWRNHRIEEATWEREEEMRTRYPELFQD, from the coding sequence atgcgttttgagaagaaagggaagttaAGTCCTCGTTTTGTTGGACCGTTTGAGAGCTTAGAGAGGGTTGGTGTTGTGGCGTATCGCTTGCCATTACCACCATCTCTCTCTGcagttcataatgttttccatgtttcGATGTTGAGGAAGTATGTGGCCGATACATCTCATGTAGTGGACTATGAACCCTTGGAGATTGATGAGCATTTGTGCTATGTAGAACAACCTGTGGAGATTCTGGCTAGAGAGGTAAAGATGCTTCGTAATAGAAGCATTCCATTAGTAAAGGTTTTGTGGCGGAATCATCGAATTGAAGAGGCGACATGGGAGCGAGAAGAAGAGATGAGGACTCGATATCCAGAGTTATTTCAGGATTAG
- the LOC116402076 gene encoding uncharacterized protein LOC116402076, whose product MADESSRKDPAWKYGQLQNDQNINTFVCGFCSKVTKGGVYRMKQHLVGGYRNVTAGTKCPDHVKEEIKEYMSKKKDIKEQRNLIVDIDVEDYDIEDKDEGSVSVNNKATPRGPSLKKPRQKGPMDAFFTPNPETVVQNRKDKGKQTSLNATYKKEMREHTIQRIARWFYDAGVPLNACTYESFAPMIESIGQFGPGLKPPSYHELRVPCLKKELEATNELMSNHKVEWAKVGCTVMADGWTDRRNRTLINFLVNSPKGTMFIESIDASFYVKDGKKMFELLDNFVDQIGEANVVQVVTDSASANVMAGRLLEAKRPQLIWSPCAAHCLDLMLEDIYKISNIRKALKRGIEISNFIYVRPGLLNMMRRFTNQKELVRPAKTRFATACITLSSIHRQKNNLRKMFTSDEWKDSKWSKEQQGKRVVQTILLASFWTTIVFALKVSGPLVRVLRLVDGEKKPPMGYIYEAMDRAKEAIAKSFNNNEEKYKDIFTIIDKRWELQLHRPLHAAGRMMK is encoded by the exons ATGGCTGATGAAAGTTCGAGAAAAGATCCGGCATGGAAATATGGTCAATTgcaaaatgaccaaaatataaatacgTTTGTCTGTGGATTTTGTTCGAAAGTAACAAAAGGAGGGGTATATAGAATGAAACAACACCTCGTTGGTGGTTATAGAAATGTCACCGCCGGTACAAAATGTCCGGATCAcgtgaaggaagaaattaaagagtacATGtccaagaaaaaagatattaaagaacaaagaaatctGATTGTGGACATTGATGTAGAAGATTACGATATTGAGGATAAAGATGAAGGGAGTGTTAGTGTAAACAACAAAGCAACACCAAGGGGCCCGAGCTTGAAGAAGCCAAGGCAAAAGGGTCCAATGGATGCATTTTTTACTCCTAACCCAGAAACTGTGgttcaaaatagaaaggacaaaggaaaacaaacttcattgaATGCGACATACAAGAAGGAAATGAGAGAGCACACCATCCAAAGAATTGCTCGATGGTTTTATGATGCAGGAGTGCCTCTGAATGCTTGCACATATGAAAGTTTTGCCCCTATGATTGAGTCAATTGGGCAATTCGGTCCTGGATTGAAACCACCATCTTATCATGAGTTAAGAGTTCCATGTTTGAAGAAGGAATTAGAAGCAACAAATGAGTTGATGAGTAACCATAAGGTAGAGTGGGCCAAGGTTGGATGCACTGTTATGGCTGATGGATGGACCGATAGAAGAAATAGgacattaattaactttttagttaataGTCCTAAAGGCACCATGTTTATTGAGTCCATCGATGCTTCATTTTATGTGAAAGATGGAAAGAAGATGTTCGAGTTACTTGATAATTTTGTAGACCAAATTGGAGAAGCGAATGTTGTACAAGTAGTTACCGATAGTGCCTCAGCAAATGTGATGGCAG GGAGATTGTTAGAAGCAAAACGACCACAGTTAATATGGTCTCCGTGTGCCGCTCATTGCTTAGATTTGATGTTGGAGGATATATACAAGATCTCGAATATTCGCAAAGCATTGAAAAGAGGCATAGAGATCAGCAATTTCATATACGTTCGTCCTGGATTGTTAAACATGATGCGACGTTTTACTAACCAAAAGGAGTTAGTTAGACCAGCTAAGACTCGTTTTGCTACTGCTTGCATTACATTATCGAGTATACATCGTCAAAAGAATAATCTGAGGAAGATGTTTACTTCAGATGAATGGAAGGACAGCAAATGGAGTAAGGAGCAACAAGGGAAACGAGTAGTTCAGACTATTTTGTTGGCTAGTTTTTGGACTACAATTGTTTTCGCTCTTAAAGTATCTGGCCCACTAGTCCGAGTTCTTAGATTGGTTGATGGCGAGAAGAAGCCACCTATGGGATATATTTATGAGGCCATGGATAGAGCTAAGGAAGCTATTGCTAAAtcctttaataataatgaagaaaaatacaaggaCATTTTCAccataattgataaaagatgGGAGCTTCAGTTGCATCGTCCTCTGCATGCAGCAGG GAGGATGATGAAATAG